In one Gopherus evgoodei ecotype Sinaloan lineage chromosome 1, rGopEvg1_v1.p, whole genome shotgun sequence genomic region, the following are encoded:
- the DLEU7 gene encoding leukemia-associated protein 7 yields MARSVPLFISLNHQLVALQTLQLLHHQQQGEDARACHPHYKLDQASPPLSIGMYGPTLHDMGLGLDAARSSRAQEQEEGRRAASKTSEEEEECGSQALSNPGEPRPKDSRQLGPARPRTLTQIAVHCMLSRIVDSTSQLVSVEQTLLLPLFQEHPFPIHLKDSIEFRNICSHMALQLEGQRFDRDLHAAHQCLRIIVEKLIDSLTVFPSDLYAIALASLRQILQNLPEM; encoded by the exons ATGGCCAGATCAGTACCTTTATTTATCTCTCTCAACCACCAGCTGGTTGCTCTCCAAACTCTGCAGCTCTTACACCACCAGCAGCAAGGTGAAGATGCCAGAGCCTGCCATCCCCACTACAAATTGGACCAGGCCTCTCCACCGCTCAGCATAGGTATGTATGGCCCTACTCTGCATGACATGGGACTGGGCCTGGATGCAGCCAGGTCTAGTCGGGCTCAGGAGCAGGAGGAAGGCAGAAGAGCAGCAAGCAAAACctctgaggaggaagaagaatgtGGATCCCAGGCTCTTTCCAACCCAGGTGAACCCAGGCCAAAGGATTCAAGACAGCTGGGCCCAGCCAGGCCCCGAACACTTACACAGATTGCTGTGCACTGCATGCTGTCCCGAATAGTAGATTCAACATCCCAGCTTGTCAGTGTGGAACAGACTCTCCTGCTCCCTCTGTTTCAGGAACATCCTTTTCCTATTCACCTAAAA GATAGCATTGAGTTTAGAAACATCTGCAGTCATATGGCTTTACAGTTGGAGGGGCAGCGATTTGACAGAGACTTACATGCAGCACACCAGTGTTTAAGGATCATCGTTGAGAAACTGATTGATTCACTCACAGTTTTCCCCTCAGATTTGTATGCCATAGCCCTAGCTTCACTGAGACAAATCTTACAAAACCTCCCAGAGATGTGA